A region of the Deltaproteobacteria bacterium genome:
TCGCCCGGCGCGGCATCGAGGTCGCCTACAGCGCCGCGCCGGGGCCGCTCGAGGCGCGTCTGGCTGCCGGTGTCCGGATCGAGCGCACGCCACCGCTCGAGCGCAAGGGATTCCTCCGCTTCCTGCGCGGCTTCTCGGCGGTGCTGCGCGGCTTCGAGCCCGACGTGGTGCACGTGCAAGGCGCCACGCTCGCGCTCGCGGCGCGGCTGCTGTCCCGAATCGTGCGCAAGCGGTTCGCCGTGGTGCTCACGCACCACTCGACCAGCTATCGCCGCGCGCCGCCGCGGCTCTCGGGCCCGCTGCTGCGCGCGAGCTGCGACCACATGATCGCGATCAGCGCGCTCAAACAGCGCCAGTTCCTGGCGATGGGATTCGACGCGGCGAACGTCTCGCTGATCCCGAACTTCGTCGACTGCCGCGCGATCCGCGACGCCGCCGATCACGCGGATCGCGCGCGACTCCGCGGCGAGCTCGGCATCGCGGACGCCGAGCGGGTCGTGGCGATGGTCGGGCGGATGATCCCGGGAAAGGGCTTCGACGTGTTCCTGCGCTCGGTCGCGCGCTGCGCGCGGCAGCTCGAGCGCCCGCTGGTCGCGCTCGCGCTGGGCGACGGCCCGGAGCGCGAGAGCCTGGAGCGGCTGGCCGATTCGCTTGCCGGCCCCGTGCGCGCCGTGCTTCCCGGCTACCGGCGCGACGTGACCGCCCTGCTCTCGCTCTGCGACGCGGTGCTGTTTCCATCGCAGCTCACGGAGGTGCTGCCGATGGCGCTGATCGAGGCCTCCGCGGTCGGGGTTCCGATCGTCTGCTCCGACATTCCCGGCAATCGCGAGGTCGTGCAGGACGGCGCGAACGGCTGGCTGGCCGGCCCGTCCGAAGAGAGCTACGCCGAGGCGCTCGCCCGCGTGCTCGGCGACGCATCGCTCGCCGAGCGCATGGCCCGCGCCGGGCGGCAGGCGGCGCTGGCGAAGTTCGACGAGTCGGTCGTGGTTCCGAAGATCCTCTCGCTCTACGCCACGCTCGCCTAGCGACGCGGCTACACTGGGCGGATGGACGCCACCCTCGACTGGTTCGGCTGCTCGACCTTCCGGGGGACCGTGGGCGAGCTCGTGATCTTCCTCGACGCGTACCTGGACCGCGTGCCGGGCGCGCAGTTCGCGGGGCTCCTCCCCGAGCAGGTCGAGCGGGCCGACTGGATCGTCGTCGGCCACTCGCACTTCGACCACCTGTACGGCGCGGAGCGGATCGCGCGCAGGACCGGCGCGCGGATCCTGGGCTCGCACGAGACCGTGCGCGTGATGGAGGCGCAAGG
Encoded here:
- a CDS encoding glycosyltransferase family 4 protein, which gives rise to MERAGTRSPSRADSPRRSRARCRPPAPHRSGGPGSGWRSSVIQHGSGPIGTPAPGAARGSRSRLRYREPTRPEACVVRVLICGEALQLGGAETVSIDLANALARRGIEVAYSAAPGPLEARLAAGVRIERTPPLERKGFLRFLRGFSAVLRGFEPDVVHVQGATLALAARLLSRIVRKRFAVVLTHHSTSYRRAPPRLSGPLLRASCDHMIAISALKQRQFLAMGFDAANVSLIPNFVDCRAIRDAADHADRARLRGELGIADAERVVAMVGRMIPGKGFDVFLRSVARCARQLERPLVALALGDGPERESLERLADSLAGPVRAVLPGYRRDVTALLSLCDAVLFPSQLTEVLPMALIEASAVGVPIVCSDIPGNREVVQDGANGWLAGPSEESYAEALARVLGDASLAERMARAGRQAALAKFDESVVVPKILSLYATLA